One stretch of Deltaproteobacteria bacterium DNA includes these proteins:
- a CDS encoding DUF5131 family protein, whose protein sequence is MSKDSRISWTDHTFNPWWGCVEDGSLWLDWVIVGGESGPRRRPLEVQWVRDIAAECEEFGVPVWVKQDSTPYPGRQGRLPPALWNLKQLPGEASR, encoded by the coding sequence TCGAAAGACTCCCGAATCAGCTGGACCGACCACACCTTCAACCCCTGGTGGGGCTGCGTGGAGGATGGTTCCCTGTGGCTTGACTGGGTCATCGTCGGTGGCGAGAGCGGCCCTCGCCGGCGCCCCCTCGAGGTCCAGTGGGTCCGCGACATCGCGGCCGAGTGCGAGGAGTTCGGGGTGCCGGTGTGGGTGAAGCAGGACTCGACCCCCTACCCGGGCCGGCAGGGCCGCCTGCCGCCCGCCCTCTGGAACCTCAAGCAGCTCCCCGGGGAGGCTTCCCGATGA